Proteins encoded by one window of Prevotella nigrescens:
- a CDS encoding outer membrane beta-barrel family protein: MKKFYAIFTALTLFSTVAKAQQTICGWVTDEQRSPIEYANVIALSVRDSSLVTGAVTDNAGKFLLTLPANSAQVFLRVSGIGYEQRNVSLPLAGDTLLLKSEAKAMEGVTVTAQRPKMAIRNDALVTTIVGSALAKAGSGNDVLKHIPLLTGKEGSYSVVGRGAAVIYINNRKITDATEIERLNSSDIKDVEVVTNPGARYDATVSAVIRIHTVRKVGDGFGFDVRTSAYYWENWDTYNQLNMYYRRNGLELTAGSAYNINNSLNKQTTINEVQTANLWTNKWTSDNRNRNTNNNYTLSAAYEFNANHSVGARFFTNLFVGANNFHGHFSTDVLKNYMLYDHIESQISGSSTAIPNKSLSAYYVGKVGKIDIDFNTDYYYGRETERYATTEQSANYDNRTVTSVGIHTNKFFATKLVLSHPLFGGSLSVGNENTFTNHEQNYVNQENVVPSTASTIKERNNAFFFEYSRPTPIGQLMAGLRYEHVNSDYYEQGVYSPAHSRTYNQWFPSLTFATKIKEVGLQLSYSAKTSRPSYNQLGTNVAYMNRFTRQSGNPTLKPETLHNITLVSSWSWLTFVANYTQTHNKIMYWNEQESTDENITNLRYRNFKRFPALTLSLTAAPTIGVWSPQLTLFCQKQWFNIERLGSKFYLNEPVWGMQWGNTLEFKHGLTAEANLKVTSKGISENVKITRNNCAFDCSIRKAFLNDRLSVTVGVNDLFNRSTNQLLIYTNNLSMDMKQELDSRDFYVTLRYKFNTARSKYKGTGAGQSERKRF; the protein is encoded by the coding sequence ATGAAAAAGTTTTATGCCATTTTTACAGCCCTGACACTGTTTTCTACTGTAGCAAAAGCGCAGCAGACCATTTGCGGTTGGGTAACCGACGAGCAGCGTTCGCCTATTGAGTATGCCAACGTCATTGCGCTTTCCGTGCGCGACTCATCGCTCGTTACGGGCGCAGTTACCGACAATGCGGGTAAGTTTCTGCTTACTTTGCCTGCCAATAGTGCCCAAGTCTTCCTGCGTGTTTCGGGCATTGGCTACGAACAGCGCAATGTTTCGCTGCCTCTTGCCGGCGATACCCTATTGTTGAAGTCTGAAGCCAAGGCGATGGAAGGCGTAACCGTTACGGCACAACGCCCCAAGATGGCGATTAGGAACGATGCCCTTGTTACCACGATTGTTGGTTCGGCGTTAGCAAAAGCAGGCTCGGGCAACGATGTTCTCAAGCATATTCCGTTGCTGACGGGCAAGGAAGGCAGCTATTCGGTTGTCGGACGTGGTGCAGCAGTTATCTATATAAACAACAGAAAGATAACCGACGCCACCGAAATAGAGCGTCTTAACTCGTCGGACATTAAGGACGTCGAGGTCGTAACCAATCCGGGTGCTCGCTACGATGCGACGGTGAGTGCCGTTATCCGCATTCACACGGTGCGAAAGGTAGGCGACGGCTTCGGTTTCGATGTACGCACGTCAGCTTATTATTGGGAAAACTGGGACACTTACAATCAGCTTAATATGTATTATCGCCGCAATGGTTTGGAGCTGACGGCTGGTTCGGCTTACAATATTAACAATAGTCTAAACAAACAAACCACTATAAACGAGGTGCAGACCGCCAATTTGTGGACCAACAAGTGGACAAGCGATAATCGTAATCGTAATACAAACAACAATTATACGCTTTCGGCAGCCTACGAGTTCAATGCCAACCACTCTGTTGGTGCGCGTTTCTTCACCAATTTGTTTGTTGGTGCAAACAATTTCCATGGTCATTTCTCTACCGATGTGCTAAAAAACTATATGCTCTACGACCATATAGAGTCACAAATTAGCGGTAGCTCTACTGCCATTCCTAATAAAAGTCTCTCGGCTTATTACGTTGGAAAAGTGGGAAAGATAGATATAGATTTCAATACAGACTACTATTACGGTAGAGAAACCGAACGCTATGCAACGACAGAGCAAAGCGCTAACTACGATAATCGTACGGTAACATCGGTCGGAATACATACAAACAAGTTCTTTGCAACAAAGCTGGTGCTCTCTCACCCGTTGTTTGGCGGTAGCCTGTCGGTTGGAAACGAGAACACTTTCACTAATCACGAACAGAATTATGTCAATCAAGAAAACGTGGTTCCCAGCACAGCATCAACCATTAAGGAGCGCAATAACGCTTTCTTCTTCGAATATAGCCGACCCACACCCATTGGTCAGCTTATGGCAGGATTGCGCTACGAGCACGTAAATTCTGATTATTACGAGCAAGGAGTGTATAGTCCAGCACACAGCCGTACCTACAACCAATGGTTTCCGTCGCTCACTTTCGCAACAAAGATAAAGGAAGTAGGCTTGCAACTCTCTTATTCGGCAAAGACATCGCGCCCTTCTTACAACCAGTTAGGTACGAACGTAGCGTATATGAACCGCTTTACGCGTCAGAGTGGTAACCCTACACTGAAGCCAGAAACACTACACAACATTACGCTTGTGAGCAGTTGGAGCTGGCTAACCTTTGTTGCCAACTACACACAGACACACAACAAAATTATGTATTGGAACGAACAAGAAAGCACTGATGAAAATATAACCAACTTGCGTTACCGCAATTTCAAAAGGTTTCCTGCCTTAACACTGAGCCTTACCGCAGCACCGACAATCGGAGTATGGTCTCCACAACTCACATTGTTCTGCCAAAAGCAATGGTTCAACATAGAACGCTTGGGCAGCAAGTTCTATTTGAACGAACCTGTATGGGGCATGCAGTGGGGAAACACGCTTGAGTTTAAACACGGTCTGACTGCCGAAGCTAACTTGAAAGTAACTTCTAAGGGCATCTCAGAGAATGTTAAAATTACAAGAAACAACTGTGCATTCGACTGTTCGATAAGAAAAGCATTCCTGAACGACCGCCTTTCTGTTACTGTAGGCGTAAACGATCTGTTCAATCGCTCCACCAATCAATTGTTGATTTATACGAATAACTTAAGTATGGATATGAAGCAAGAGTTAGATAGCCGAGATTTCTATGTTACTTTGCGCTATAAATTCAACACGGCACGTAGCAAATATAAAGGAACAGGAGCAGGACAGAGCGAACGTAAACGCTTCTAA
- a CDS encoding glycoside hydrolase family 57 protein has translation MKTICLYFEIHQIIHLRRYRFFDIGTDHYYYDDYENERSITDIVQRSYVPALDTLLQMIKDSNGYFKVALCLSGVGIESLEKYAPEVIEKVQELAKTGCVEFLAEPYSHGLASLGNEDSFKAEVKRQSKKIKEYFGYTPKVLRNSSLIYSDEIGRMAAEMKFKGMITEGAKHALGWRSPHYLYHCALAPQLKLILRDVNLSDDISLRFNNSEWEGYPLFADNYIDEMAAQPAEEQIYGIFMNLTALGIEQPLHSNILEFFKALPECARQRGISFSTPTEICERAKSVDEFDVPYPLSWRDEERDISTWLGNPMQREAFNKLYSIADRVRIANDPRINQDWDYLQASDNFSAMSTKPVPVGVDRGIYSTPFDAFTNYMNILGDFMSRVNALYPADIDNEELNALLTTIHNQETEIETKDKEIVLLKAKAEKLASESDKLRAKLGQSAGYEKTGKAKAKSASTKAKTTTTKKAATKKA, from the coding sequence ATGAAAACAATTTGCTTATATTTCGAGATACATCAGATTATACACCTGCGTCGTTATCGTTTCTTCGACATTGGAACCGATCATTATTATTACGACGACTACGAAAACGAACGCAGCATTACAGATATTGTGCAGCGAAGCTACGTTCCTGCGCTCGACACGCTGCTGCAAATGATAAAAGACAGCAACGGTTACTTCAAGGTGGCACTCTGCCTTTCGGGTGTGGGCATAGAGAGTTTGGAAAAGTATGCACCTGAAGTAATAGAGAAGGTACAAGAGCTTGCCAAGACAGGTTGTGTGGAATTTCTTGCCGAACCTTATTCGCACGGCCTGGCTTCGTTGGGAAATGAAGACAGCTTCAAAGCCGAAGTAAAACGACAGAGCAAAAAGATTAAGGAGTATTTTGGCTACACACCGAAGGTGCTGCGCAACTCTTCGCTTATATACAGCGACGAGATAGGGCGAATGGCTGCCGAGATGAAGTTCAAGGGAATGATTACGGAAGGTGCAAAACACGCATTGGGTTGGCGCAGTCCGCATTATCTTTACCATTGTGCACTCGCACCGCAGCTGAAACTAATCCTGCGCGATGTAAACCTGAGCGACGATATTTCGCTCCGATTCAACAACTCGGAGTGGGAGGGGTATCCACTGTTTGCCGACAATTACATTGACGAAATGGCAGCTCAGCCAGCCGAAGAGCAGATTTACGGCATCTTTATGAACCTCACGGCACTGGGCATCGAGCAACCTTTGCACAGCAATATACTCGAGTTCTTCAAGGCGTTGCCCGAATGCGCACGACAGCGAGGAATATCCTTCTCTACTCCAACGGAGATTTGCGAGCGTGCCAAGAGCGTGGACGAGTTCGATGTTCCCTATCCGTTAAGCTGGCGCGACGAAGAACGAGACATAAGTACATGGCTTGGAAACCCCATGCAACGCGAAGCTTTCAACAAGCTGTACAGCATCGCCGATAGAGTGCGCATTGCCAACGACCCACGCATTAATCAGGACTGGGACTATCTTCAGGCAAGCGATAACTTCAGTGCCATGAGTACGAAACCTGTGCCTGTAGGTGTAGACCGTGGTATTTACAGTACGCCGTTCGATGCCTTCACCAACTATATGAACATTCTGGGCGACTTCATGAGTCGGGTAAATGCGCTTTATCCTGCCGATATAGACAACGAGGAACTGAATGCCTTGCTTACTACGATACACAATCAGGAAACCGAAATAGAAACGAAAGACAAGGAGATTGTGTTGCTGAAAGCCAAGGCAGAGAAGTTGGCAAGCGAAAGCGACAAGCTGCGTGCTAAGTTAGGACAATCTGCAGGCTATGAGAAAACTGGAAAAGCGAAGGCAAAGTCTGCATCAACGAAAGCAAAGACAACTACCACGAAGAAGGCTGCAACAAAGAAGGCATAA